The proteins below are encoded in one region of Segatella copri:
- a CDS encoding DUF1896 domain-containing protein, with protein MAALGGIPSAFFLLSHKHQPPSTVYYSPLNPFNRQMNRKKQAQTELSYYGLYLLNHLRENRFPQASDADFIRERADHAAEVYEQARRDALFADAAQELAMSALLKGLRFSKYSILYDVVDREFPLEVAVEDQEAFVKHLLPLVDNVYSIYDLTDDDFAQSPDYDQLYTELTGAVALFIESNGVQ; from the coding sequence GTGGCGGCACTCGGAGGGATACCGAGTGCCTTTTTCTTGCTTTCACACAAACATCAACCGCCATCCACGGTTTATTATTCACCACTTAATCCATTCAACAGACAAATGAACAGAAAGAAACAGGCACAGACAGAGCTGTCCTATTACGGACTGTACCTCTTGAACCACCTCAGGGAGAACCGTTTCCCACAAGCCAGCGATGCGGACTTTATCCGCGAACGTGCAGACCATGCCGCAGAAGTATATGAGCAGGCACGGCGTGATGCCCTCTTTGCCGATGCGGCACAAGAGCTTGCCATGTCAGCATTGCTGAAAGGTCTCCGCTTTTCCAAGTACAGTATCCTGTACGATGTTGTTGACCGTGAGTTTCCCCTGGAGGTAGCAGTAGAAGATCAGGAAGCGTTTGTCAAGCACCTCCTGCCTCTGGTTGACAACGTGTATTCCATTTACGACCTCACCGATGACGATTTTGCCCAGTCACCGGACTATGACCAGCTCTATACAGAGTTGACTGGAGCCGTAGCCCTTTTTATTGAGTCAAATGGCGTACAATAG